A window of the Pungitius pungitius chromosome 3, fPunPun2.1, whole genome shotgun sequence genome harbors these coding sequences:
- the usp2a gene encoding ubiquitin carboxyl-terminal hydrolase 2a isoform X3, with product MSRVSSTAKRYAGSSYTSQYGSYSSSLTPGLGSYSERDRLSSYRSPASSSGYSSSSYLSSSAARSRNYSTSSDPDRGRTAPRTDLLGSSSISSRRSESLSRTPLRSYGGSGLSGGSGYTSSYPYSSSSSSSSSSAQSSYLSSTPSASGIALTRRKSASQSDLSRDLASLGLSDASTSSTSALRSYRSRASDVADSYAAGSRPSYSGYSGLSRSSTQEAFSSSRASASSWQSDPPTRDTTNSKSAQGLVGLKNLGNTCFMNSILQCLSNTPGLRDYCLHNAHRRDLNNKSRTNTALMEEFAKLLQTVWTSSSSDAVSPSEFKTQIQRYAPRFVGYNQQDAQEFLRFLLDGLHNEVNRVSVRPRGGAEDLDHLPDEEKGKKMWSKYLEREDSKIVDVFVGQLKSSLTCSHCGFCSTVFDPFWDLSLPITKKGCGEVSLMDCMRLFTKEDVLDGDEKPTCYRCKARRRCTKKFTIQKFPKILVLHLKRFSEARRTSKLSTFVNFPMKDLDLREFASQHSNAVYNLYAVSNHSGTTMGGHYTAYCRNPTSGEWNTFNDSRVTPMSSSQVRSSDAYVLFYELASCSSRI from the exons ATGTCCCGCGTCTCCTCCACCGCCAAGCGCTACGCCGGCTCCTCCTACACCAGCCAGTACGGCTCCTACAGCTCCTCCCTGACCCCGGGCCTCGGCTCCTACAGCGAGCGGGACAGGCTGTCCTCCTACAGGTCCCCAGCCTCCTCCTCAGGTTACTCCTCCTCCAGCTACCTGAGCAGCTCCGCCGCCCGCAGCCGCAACTACAGCACCTCCTCCGACCCGGACCGGGGTCGGACCGCCCCGCGCACCGACCTCCTCgggagcagcagcatcagcagccgcCGGAGCGAGAGCCTCAGCAGAACCCCCCTCAGGAGCTATGGCGGCTCGGGGCTGAGCGGGGGGTCGGGCTACACCAGCTCCTAcccctactcctcctcctcctcctcctcctcctcctcggcccaGTCCAGCTACCTCTCCTCCACACCGTCGGCCTCCGGAATCGCACTCACCCGACGGAAGTCTGCGTCCCAGAGCGACTTGAGCCGGGACCTGGCCTCCCTGGGCCTCAGCgacgcctccacctcctccaccagtgCCCTGCGGAGCTACCGCAGTCGGGCCAGCGACGTAGCCGACTCCTACGCCGCCGGCTCCCGTCCGAGCTACTCGGGCTACTCGGGCCTGTCGCGGAGCTCCACCCAGGaagccttcagcagcagcagagccagcgCCTCGTCCTGGCAGTCCGACCCCCCCACCAGGGACACCACG AACTCAAAGAGCGCCCAAGGCCTGGTGGGTCTGAAGAACCTGGGCAACACT tgcttcatgaacaGCATCCTGCAGTGTCTCAGTAACACTCCCGGCCTGAGAGACTACTGCCTGCACAACGCGCACCGCAGAGACCTTAACAACAAGAGCCGCACCAACACCGCCCTCATGGAAG AGTTCGCTAAGCTCCTGCAGACCGTGTGGACGTCGTCCAGCAGCGACGCCGTCAGCCCCTCAGAGTTCAAGACGCAGATCCAGAGATACGCTCCCCGATTCGTGGGCTACAA CCAACAGGACGCTCAGGAGTTCCTGCGCTTCCTGCTGGACGGGCTGCACAACGAGGTCAACCGGGTCAGCGTCAGGCCCAGGGGGGGCGCCGAGGACTTGGACCACCTGCC GGATGaggagaaagggaagaagatgTGGAGTAAATATCTGGAGAGAGAAGACAGCAAGATAGTTG atGTGTTTGTGGGGCAGCTGAAGAGTTCTCTGACCTGCAGCCACTGTGGGTTCTGCTCCACCGTGTTCGACCCCTTCTGGGACCTGTCTCTACCCATCACCAag AAGGGCTGCGGTGAGGTGAGCCTGATGGACTGCATGCGTCTCTTCACCAAGGAAGACGTCCTCGACGGAGACGAGAAGCCG ACGTGCTACAGGTGTAAAGCCCGCAGGAGATGCACCAAGAAGTTCACCATACAGAAGTTCCCCAAGATCTTAGTGCTGC acCTCAAACGCTTCTCTGAGGCGCGAAGAACCAGCAAACTGTCCACCTTCGTCAACTTCCCCATGAAGGACCTGGACCTGCGGGAGTTTGCCTCCCAACACAGCA ACGCAGTGTACAACCTGTACGCAGTGTCCAACCACTCAGGCACCACGATGGGGGGGCACTACACGGCTTATTGCCGCAACCCCACCTCGGGGGAATGGAACACCTTCAATGACTCCAG AGTAACGCCAATGTCCTCCAGCCAAGTGCGCAGCAGCGACGCCTACGTCCTGTTCTACGAGCTGGCGTCCTGCTCCTCGCGCATCTGA
- the usp2a gene encoding ubiquitin carboxyl-terminal hydrolase 2a isoform X5, translating into MPSLRQSYTVTVPEEPPAAAFPFLKPDMRRKGSVSGSVLVSTFVGLLINQAKNSKSAQGLVGLKNLGNTCFMNSILQCLSNTPGLRDYCLHNAHRRDLNNKSRTNTALMEEFAKLLQTVWTSSSSDAVSPSEFKTQIQRYAPRFVGYNQQDAQEFLRFLLDGLHNEVNRVSVRPRGGAEDLDHLPDEEKGKKMWSKYLEREDSKIVDVFVGQLKSSLTCSHCGFCSTVFDPFWDLSLPITKGCGEVSLMDCMRLFTKEDVLDGDEKPTCYRCKARRRCTKKFTIQKFPKILVLHLKRFSEARRTSKLSTFVNFPMKDLDLREFASQHSIDAVYNLYAVSNHSGTTMGGHYTAYCRNPTSGEWNTFNDSRVTPMSSSQVRSSDAYVLFYELASCSSRI; encoded by the exons ATGCCGAGCCTGCGGCAGTCCTACACGGTCACCGTGCCCGAGGAGCCGCCGGCCGCCGCCTTCCCCTTCCTCAAGCCcgacatgcggaggaagggcaGCGTGTCCGGCTCCGTGCTGGTGTCCACCTTCGTGGGGCTGCTCATCAACCAGGCCAAG AACTCAAAGAGCGCCCAAGGCCTGGTGGGTCTGAAGAACCTGGGCAACACT tgcttcatgaacaGCATCCTGCAGTGTCTCAGTAACACTCCCGGCCTGAGAGACTACTGCCTGCACAACGCGCACCGCAGAGACCTTAACAACAAGAGCCGCACCAACACCGCCCTCATGGAAG AGTTCGCTAAGCTCCTGCAGACCGTGTGGACGTCGTCCAGCAGCGACGCCGTCAGCCCCTCAGAGTTCAAGACGCAGATCCAGAGATACGCTCCCCGATTCGTGGGCTACAA CCAACAGGACGCTCAGGAGTTCCTGCGCTTCCTGCTGGACGGGCTGCACAACGAGGTCAACCGGGTCAGCGTCAGGCCCAGGGGGGGCGCCGAGGACTTGGACCACCTGCC GGATGaggagaaagggaagaagatgTGGAGTAAATATCTGGAGAGAGAAGACAGCAAGATAGTTG atGTGTTTGTGGGGCAGCTGAAGAGTTCTCTGACCTGCAGCCACTGTGGGTTCTGCTCCACCGTGTTCGACCCCTTCTGGGACCTGTCTCTACCCATCACCAag GGCTGCGGTGAGGTGAGCCTGATGGACTGCATGCGTCTCTTCACCAAGGAAGACGTCCTCGACGGAGACGAGAAGCCG ACGTGCTACAGGTGTAAAGCCCGCAGGAGATGCACCAAGAAGTTCACCATACAGAAGTTCCCCAAGATCTTAGTGCTGC acCTCAAACGCTTCTCTGAGGCGCGAAGAACCAGCAAACTGTCCACCTTCGTCAACTTCCCCATGAAGGACCTGGACCTGCGGGAGTTTGCCTCCCAACACAGCA TAGACGCAGTGTACAACCTGTACGCAGTGTCCAACCACTCAGGCACCACGATGGGGGGGCACTACACGGCTTATTGCCGCAACCCCACCTCGGGGGAATGGAACACCTTCAATGACTCCAG AGTAACGCCAATGTCCTCCAGCCAAGTGCGCAGCAGCGACGCCTACGTCCTGTTCTACGAGCTGGCGTCCTGCTCCTCGCGCATCTGA
- the usp2a gene encoding ubiquitin carboxyl-terminal hydrolase 2a isoform X4: MPSLRQSYTVTVPEEPPAAAFPFLKPDMRRKGSVSGSVLVSTFVGLLINQAKNSKSAQGLVGLKNLGNTCFMNSILQCLSNTPGLRDYCLHNAHRRDLNNKSRTNTALMEEFAKLLQTVWTSSSSDAVSPSEFKTQIQRYAPRFVGYNQQDAQEFLRFLLDGLHNEVNRVSVRPRGGAEDLDHLPDEEKGKKMWSKYLEREDSKIVDVFVGQLKSSLTCSHCGFCSTVFDPFWDLSLPITKKGCGEVSLMDCMRLFTKEDVLDGDEKPTCYRCKARRRCTKKFTIQKFPKILVLHLKRFSEARRTSKLSTFVNFPMKDLDLREFASQHSIDAVYNLYAVSNHSGTTMGGHYTAYCRNPTSGEWNTFNDSRVTPMSSSQVRSSDAYVLFYELASCSSRI; this comes from the exons ATGCCGAGCCTGCGGCAGTCCTACACGGTCACCGTGCCCGAGGAGCCGCCGGCCGCCGCCTTCCCCTTCCTCAAGCCcgacatgcggaggaagggcaGCGTGTCCGGCTCCGTGCTGGTGTCCACCTTCGTGGGGCTGCTCATCAACCAGGCCAAG AACTCAAAGAGCGCCCAAGGCCTGGTGGGTCTGAAGAACCTGGGCAACACT tgcttcatgaacaGCATCCTGCAGTGTCTCAGTAACACTCCCGGCCTGAGAGACTACTGCCTGCACAACGCGCACCGCAGAGACCTTAACAACAAGAGCCGCACCAACACCGCCCTCATGGAAG AGTTCGCTAAGCTCCTGCAGACCGTGTGGACGTCGTCCAGCAGCGACGCCGTCAGCCCCTCAGAGTTCAAGACGCAGATCCAGAGATACGCTCCCCGATTCGTGGGCTACAA CCAACAGGACGCTCAGGAGTTCCTGCGCTTCCTGCTGGACGGGCTGCACAACGAGGTCAACCGGGTCAGCGTCAGGCCCAGGGGGGGCGCCGAGGACTTGGACCACCTGCC GGATGaggagaaagggaagaagatgTGGAGTAAATATCTGGAGAGAGAAGACAGCAAGATAGTTG atGTGTTTGTGGGGCAGCTGAAGAGTTCTCTGACCTGCAGCCACTGTGGGTTCTGCTCCACCGTGTTCGACCCCTTCTGGGACCTGTCTCTACCCATCACCAag AAGGGCTGCGGTGAGGTGAGCCTGATGGACTGCATGCGTCTCTTCACCAAGGAAGACGTCCTCGACGGAGACGAGAAGCCG ACGTGCTACAGGTGTAAAGCCCGCAGGAGATGCACCAAGAAGTTCACCATACAGAAGTTCCCCAAGATCTTAGTGCTGC acCTCAAACGCTTCTCTGAGGCGCGAAGAACCAGCAAACTGTCCACCTTCGTCAACTTCCCCATGAAGGACCTGGACCTGCGGGAGTTTGCCTCCCAACACAGCA TAGACGCAGTGTACAACCTGTACGCAGTGTCCAACCACTCAGGCACCACGATGGGGGGGCACTACACGGCTTATTGCCGCAACCCCACCTCGGGGGAATGGAACACCTTCAATGACTCCAG AGTAACGCCAATGTCCTCCAGCCAAGTGCGCAGCAGCGACGCCTACGTCCTGTTCTACGAGCTGGCGTCCTGCTCCTCGCGCATCTGA
- the usp2a gene encoding ubiquitin carboxyl-terminal hydrolase 2a isoform X2, producing MSRVSSTAKRYAGSSYTSQYGSYSSSLTPGLGSYSERDRLSSYRSPASSSGYSSSSYLSSSAARSRNYSTSSDPDRGRTAPRTDLLGSSSISSRRSESLSRTPLRSYGGSGLSGGSGYTSSYPYSSSSSSSSSSAQSSYLSSTPSASGIALTRRKSASQSDLSRDLASLGLSDASTSSTSALRSYRSRASDVADSYAAGSRPSYSGYSGLSRSSTQEAFSSSRASASSWQSDPPTRDTTNSKSAQGLVGLKNLGNTCFMNSILQCLSNTPGLRDYCLHNAHRRDLNNKSRTNTALMEEFAKLLQTVWTSSSSDAVSPSEFKTQIQRYAPRFVGYNQQDAQEFLRFLLDGLHNEVNRVSVRPRGGAEDLDHLPDEEKGKKMWSKYLEREDSKIVDVFVGQLKSSLTCSHCGFCSTVFDPFWDLSLPITKGCGEVSLMDCMRLFTKEDVLDGDEKPTCYRCKARRRCTKKFTIQKFPKILVLHLKRFSEARRTSKLSTFVNFPMKDLDLREFASQHSIDAVYNLYAVSNHSGTTMGGHYTAYCRNPTSGEWNTFNDSRVTPMSSSQVRSSDAYVLFYELASCSSRI from the exons ATGTCCCGCGTCTCCTCCACCGCCAAGCGCTACGCCGGCTCCTCCTACACCAGCCAGTACGGCTCCTACAGCTCCTCCCTGACCCCGGGCCTCGGCTCCTACAGCGAGCGGGACAGGCTGTCCTCCTACAGGTCCCCAGCCTCCTCCTCAGGTTACTCCTCCTCCAGCTACCTGAGCAGCTCCGCCGCCCGCAGCCGCAACTACAGCACCTCCTCCGACCCGGACCGGGGTCGGACCGCCCCGCGCACCGACCTCCTCgggagcagcagcatcagcagccgcCGGAGCGAGAGCCTCAGCAGAACCCCCCTCAGGAGCTATGGCGGCTCGGGGCTGAGCGGGGGGTCGGGCTACACCAGCTCCTAcccctactcctcctcctcctcctcctcctcctcctcggcccaGTCCAGCTACCTCTCCTCCACACCGTCGGCCTCCGGAATCGCACTCACCCGACGGAAGTCTGCGTCCCAGAGCGACTTGAGCCGGGACCTGGCCTCCCTGGGCCTCAGCgacgcctccacctcctccaccagtgCCCTGCGGAGCTACCGCAGTCGGGCCAGCGACGTAGCCGACTCCTACGCCGCCGGCTCCCGTCCGAGCTACTCGGGCTACTCGGGCCTGTCGCGGAGCTCCACCCAGGaagccttcagcagcagcagagccagcgCCTCGTCCTGGCAGTCCGACCCCCCCACCAGGGACACCACG AACTCAAAGAGCGCCCAAGGCCTGGTGGGTCTGAAGAACCTGGGCAACACT tgcttcatgaacaGCATCCTGCAGTGTCTCAGTAACACTCCCGGCCTGAGAGACTACTGCCTGCACAACGCGCACCGCAGAGACCTTAACAACAAGAGCCGCACCAACACCGCCCTCATGGAAG AGTTCGCTAAGCTCCTGCAGACCGTGTGGACGTCGTCCAGCAGCGACGCCGTCAGCCCCTCAGAGTTCAAGACGCAGATCCAGAGATACGCTCCCCGATTCGTGGGCTACAA CCAACAGGACGCTCAGGAGTTCCTGCGCTTCCTGCTGGACGGGCTGCACAACGAGGTCAACCGGGTCAGCGTCAGGCCCAGGGGGGGCGCCGAGGACTTGGACCACCTGCC GGATGaggagaaagggaagaagatgTGGAGTAAATATCTGGAGAGAGAAGACAGCAAGATAGTTG atGTGTTTGTGGGGCAGCTGAAGAGTTCTCTGACCTGCAGCCACTGTGGGTTCTGCTCCACCGTGTTCGACCCCTTCTGGGACCTGTCTCTACCCATCACCAag GGCTGCGGTGAGGTGAGCCTGATGGACTGCATGCGTCTCTTCACCAAGGAAGACGTCCTCGACGGAGACGAGAAGCCG ACGTGCTACAGGTGTAAAGCCCGCAGGAGATGCACCAAGAAGTTCACCATACAGAAGTTCCCCAAGATCTTAGTGCTGC acCTCAAACGCTTCTCTGAGGCGCGAAGAACCAGCAAACTGTCCACCTTCGTCAACTTCCCCATGAAGGACCTGGACCTGCGGGAGTTTGCCTCCCAACACAGCA TAGACGCAGTGTACAACCTGTACGCAGTGTCCAACCACTCAGGCACCACGATGGGGGGGCACTACACGGCTTATTGCCGCAACCCCACCTCGGGGGAATGGAACACCTTCAATGACTCCAG AGTAACGCCAATGTCCTCCAGCCAAGTGCGCAGCAGCGACGCCTACGTCCTGTTCTACGAGCTGGCGTCCTGCTCCTCGCGCATCTGA
- the usp2a gene encoding ubiquitin carboxyl-terminal hydrolase 2a isoform X1, translated as MSRVSSTAKRYAGSSYTSQYGSYSSSLTPGLGSYSERDRLSSYRSPASSSGYSSSSYLSSSAARSRNYSTSSDPDRGRTAPRTDLLGSSSISSRRSESLSRTPLRSYGGSGLSGGSGYTSSYPYSSSSSSSSSSAQSSYLSSTPSASGIALTRRKSASQSDLSRDLASLGLSDASTSSTSALRSYRSRASDVADSYAAGSRPSYSGYSGLSRSSTQEAFSSSRASASSWQSDPPTRDTTNSKSAQGLVGLKNLGNTCFMNSILQCLSNTPGLRDYCLHNAHRRDLNNKSRTNTALMEEFAKLLQTVWTSSSSDAVSPSEFKTQIQRYAPRFVGYNQQDAQEFLRFLLDGLHNEVNRVSVRPRGGAEDLDHLPDEEKGKKMWSKYLEREDSKIVDVFVGQLKSSLTCSHCGFCSTVFDPFWDLSLPITKKGCGEVSLMDCMRLFTKEDVLDGDEKPTCYRCKARRRCTKKFTIQKFPKILVLHLKRFSEARRTSKLSTFVNFPMKDLDLREFASQHSIDAVYNLYAVSNHSGTTMGGHYTAYCRNPTSGEWNTFNDSRVTPMSSSQVRSSDAYVLFYELASCSSRI; from the exons ATGTCCCGCGTCTCCTCCACCGCCAAGCGCTACGCCGGCTCCTCCTACACCAGCCAGTACGGCTCCTACAGCTCCTCCCTGACCCCGGGCCTCGGCTCCTACAGCGAGCGGGACAGGCTGTCCTCCTACAGGTCCCCAGCCTCCTCCTCAGGTTACTCCTCCTCCAGCTACCTGAGCAGCTCCGCCGCCCGCAGCCGCAACTACAGCACCTCCTCCGACCCGGACCGGGGTCGGACCGCCCCGCGCACCGACCTCCTCgggagcagcagcatcagcagccgcCGGAGCGAGAGCCTCAGCAGAACCCCCCTCAGGAGCTATGGCGGCTCGGGGCTGAGCGGGGGGTCGGGCTACACCAGCTCCTAcccctactcctcctcctcctcctcctcctcctcctcggcccaGTCCAGCTACCTCTCCTCCACACCGTCGGCCTCCGGAATCGCACTCACCCGACGGAAGTCTGCGTCCCAGAGCGACTTGAGCCGGGACCTGGCCTCCCTGGGCCTCAGCgacgcctccacctcctccaccagtgCCCTGCGGAGCTACCGCAGTCGGGCCAGCGACGTAGCCGACTCCTACGCCGCCGGCTCCCGTCCGAGCTACTCGGGCTACTCGGGCCTGTCGCGGAGCTCCACCCAGGaagccttcagcagcagcagagccagcgCCTCGTCCTGGCAGTCCGACCCCCCCACCAGGGACACCACG AACTCAAAGAGCGCCCAAGGCCTGGTGGGTCTGAAGAACCTGGGCAACACT tgcttcatgaacaGCATCCTGCAGTGTCTCAGTAACACTCCCGGCCTGAGAGACTACTGCCTGCACAACGCGCACCGCAGAGACCTTAACAACAAGAGCCGCACCAACACCGCCCTCATGGAAG AGTTCGCTAAGCTCCTGCAGACCGTGTGGACGTCGTCCAGCAGCGACGCCGTCAGCCCCTCAGAGTTCAAGACGCAGATCCAGAGATACGCTCCCCGATTCGTGGGCTACAA CCAACAGGACGCTCAGGAGTTCCTGCGCTTCCTGCTGGACGGGCTGCACAACGAGGTCAACCGGGTCAGCGTCAGGCCCAGGGGGGGCGCCGAGGACTTGGACCACCTGCC GGATGaggagaaagggaagaagatgTGGAGTAAATATCTGGAGAGAGAAGACAGCAAGATAGTTG atGTGTTTGTGGGGCAGCTGAAGAGTTCTCTGACCTGCAGCCACTGTGGGTTCTGCTCCACCGTGTTCGACCCCTTCTGGGACCTGTCTCTACCCATCACCAag AAGGGCTGCGGTGAGGTGAGCCTGATGGACTGCATGCGTCTCTTCACCAAGGAAGACGTCCTCGACGGAGACGAGAAGCCG ACGTGCTACAGGTGTAAAGCCCGCAGGAGATGCACCAAGAAGTTCACCATACAGAAGTTCCCCAAGATCTTAGTGCTGC acCTCAAACGCTTCTCTGAGGCGCGAAGAACCAGCAAACTGTCCACCTTCGTCAACTTCCCCATGAAGGACCTGGACCTGCGGGAGTTTGCCTCCCAACACAGCA TAGACGCAGTGTACAACCTGTACGCAGTGTCCAACCACTCAGGCACCACGATGGGGGGGCACTACACGGCTTATTGCCGCAACCCCACCTCGGGGGAATGGAACACCTTCAATGACTCCAG AGTAACGCCAATGTCCTCCAGCCAAGTGCGCAGCAGCGACGCCTACGTCCTGTTCTACGAGCTGGCGTCCTGCTCCTCGCGCATCTGA
- the LOC119222260 gene encoding tubulin-specific chaperone cofactor E-like protein, whose amino-acid sequence MDVHAGASPSDRPPPRTQEKVHASAGPAERGGAMEPPEDSGGRSFVEVLSEKYSPENFPLRRGPGMGVVVVPTVVPQGSAMKERLNMPTILVLNSCGIRRAGDPAEIAAFCAHVTELDLSHNQLQDWREISNIVSNIPNLDFLNLSSNPLSGRSLEPRCAGGFSRVRRLVLNNTRVSWDTVLLLTREIPELEELFLCLNQYGAVGASSVACPTLRLLHITHNGLQDWAEVRKLGPMFPGLDTLVMSNNSLSSIQDGEDVLRRLFPNLRSISLTNSGLSRWEDIEKLNWFPKLEEVRLQGIPLLQSYTNAERRSLMIAHLPVISLLNSSVVSDCEREDAERFFIRYHVDHPEGELPYRYHSLVTKYGKLEPLAEIDLRPRDHALVEVRCEDKVEQLSVRLDQTVAELKKQLTTVVQLSTSSMRIYYIDKCSAFGPEEMKYNTRALHSYSIQDGDEILVVPKTK is encoded by the exons ATGGATGTGCATGCAGGCGCGTCCCCCTCTGATAGGCCGCCACCACGCACGCAGGAGAAGGTCCACGCCTCTGCAG GACCAGCAGAGCGGGGCGGCGCCATGGAGCCGCCGGAGGACtcgggggggcggagcttcgtGGAGGTCCTGAGCGAGAAGTACAGCCCGGAGAACTTCCCCCTCCGCAGGGGGCCCGGtatgggggtggtggtggtcccCACAGTGGTCCCCCAGGGCTCCGCAATGAAAG agcGGCTGAACATGCCCACCATCCTGGTGCTGAACAGCTGTGGGATCCGTCGGGCCGGAGACCCGGCGGAGATCGCTGCCTTCTGCGCCCACGTCACGGAGCTGGACCTCTCCCACAACCAGCTGCAGGACTGGAGAGAG ATCAGCAACATCGTGTCCAACATCCCCAACCTGGACTTCCTGAACCTGAGCTCCAACCCTCTGTCGGGCCGCAGCCTGGAGCCGCGGTGCGCCGGGGGCTTCTCCCGGGTCCGCCGCCTGGTGCTCAACAACACGCGTGTGTCCTGGGACACGGTGCTGCTGCTCACCAGGGAGATCCCCGA gctgGAGGAGCTGTTCCTGTGCCTCAACCAGTACGGGGCCGTGGGGGCCTCCAGCGTGGCGTGCCCCACCCTTCGGCTGCTCCACATCACCCACAACGGCCTCCAGGACTGGGCCGAGGTCCGCAAGCTGGGCCCCATGTTCCCGGGCCTGGACACGCTGGTCATGTCCAACAACAGCCTGTCCTCCATCCAGGACGGGGAGGACGTCCTCAGGAGACTCTTCCCCAACCTGCGCAGCATCAGCCTGACCAACTCGG GTCTGAGCCGGTGGGAGGACATCGAGAAGCTCAACTGGTTCCCCAAGCTGGAGGAGGTGCGTCTGCAGGGCATCCCGCTGCTGCAGAGCTACACCAACGCCGAGCGCCGCAGCCTCATGATTGCGCA cctccctgTGATCTCTCTGCTAAACAGCAGCGTAGTGAGCGACTGTGAGAGGGAGGACGCCGAGAGGTTCTTCATCCGGTACCACGTGGACCACCCCGAGGGGGAGCTGCCGTACAG GTACCACTCCCTGGTGACCAAGTACGGGAAGCTGGAGCCCCTCGCTGAGATTGACCTTCGACCCCGTGACCACGCCCTGGTGGAGGTTCGCTGTGAGGACAAAGTGGAACAG CTGAGCGTCCGATTGGACCAGACGGTGGCGGAGCTGAAGAAGCAGCTAACCACGGTGGTGCAGCTCTCCACCAGCAGCATGAGGATCTACTACATCGACAAGTGCAGCGCCTTCGGCCCCGAGGAGATGAAGTACAACACCCGGGCACTGCACTCCTACAGCATCCAGGACGGAGATGAAATACTGGTGGTGCCCAAGACCAAGTGA